A region from the Rosa rugosa chromosome 6, drRosRugo1.1, whole genome shotgun sequence genome encodes:
- the LOC133714295 gene encoding germin-like protein subfamily 1 member 18 → MMKGAHCPTAAAFALLALAAFHLVSAFDPSPLQDFCVALNTTNTDISAVFVNGRFCKDPKMVTPEDFFFSGLRMRGNTSNPLGSIVTQANVQQIAGLNTLGVSLARIDYALGGLNPPHIHPRATEVLRVMEGTLYVGFVTSNDNGNRLFSKVLYEGDVFVFPFAQIHFQLNIGKVNAVAISSFSSQFPGVTTIANAVFGSNPSINPDVLTKAFQVDKNVVQYLQNQFWYDNN, encoded by the exons ATGATGAAAGGTGCTCATTGCCCTACAGCTGCTGCTTTTGCCCTATTGGCATTGGCAGCCTTCCACCTTGTCTCTGCCTTTGATCCTAGTCCTCTCCAAGATTTCTGTGTAGCACTTAACACCACCAACACTGATATTTCTGCTG TGTTTGTGAATGGGAGATTCTGCAAGGACCCAAAGATGGTAACACCCGAGGATTTCTTCTTTTCCGGGCTCCGGATGCGCGGAAACACATCAAATCCGCTTGGTTCCATCGTCACCCAGGCGAATGTGCAGCAAATAGCAGGACTGAACACTCTTGGGGTATCCCTCGCCCGCATAGACTATGCACTTGGTGGACTAAACCCTCCTCACATCCACCCTCGGGCCACGGAAGTCCTTAGGGTCATGGAAGGCACTCTCTACGTTGGCTTCGTCACATCCAATGATAACGGCAACCGCCTCTTCAGCAAAGTGTTGTACGAGGGAGATGTGTTTGTCTTCCCATTTGCTCAAATTCACTTCCAGCTTAACATCGGAAAGGTCAACGCCGTAGCCATTTCCAGTTTTAGCAGCCAGTTTCCTGGTGTCACCACCATAGCCAATGCAGTGTTCGGCTCCAACCCGTCAATCAACCCTGATGTTCTCACCAAGGCCTTCCAAGTTGACAAAAATGTCGTTCAGTATCTCCAGAACCAGTTCTGGTATGACAACAATTAA